In Streptomyces sp. NBC_00448, the following are encoded in one genomic region:
- a CDS encoding CoA-acylating methylmalonate-semialdehyde dehydrogenase → MSDPRRITHLIDGRPWQGTAERTGPVFNPATGEQSGTVDLASAELVGAAVTSAKTAWQQWRSTSLAKRTQVLFAFRQLLHERKEEIAALVTAEHGKVLADAVGEVTRGLEVAEFACGIPHLLKGGFTENASTAVDVHSVRQPLGVVAVISPFNFPVMVPMWFVPLAIACGNAVVLKPSEKDPSATLAMAALWQEAGLPDGVLQVVCGDKEAVDALLTHEDVAAVSFVGSTPVARYVYETGTAHGKRVQALGGAKNHMLVLPDADLDLAADAAVNAGFGSAGERCMAVSALVAVEPVADELVAKITERMGGLRTGDGTRGCDMGPLVTRQHRDKVASYVTAGVEAGAKLVVDGSTGEFDADGDGFFLAPTLFDHVRPGMPVYDDEIFGPVLSVVRVASYDEGLRLINANPYGNGTSIFTNDGGAARRFQYEVEVGMVGVNVPIPVPVSYFSFGGWKNSLFGDTHAHGTEGVHFFTRGKVITSRWLDPSHGGINLGFPQND, encoded by the coding sequence GTGAGCGACCCGCGGCGCATCACCCACCTCATCGACGGACGCCCGTGGCAGGGCACCGCCGAACGGACCGGCCCGGTCTTCAACCCGGCCACCGGCGAGCAGTCCGGCACCGTCGACCTGGCCTCGGCCGAACTCGTCGGCGCCGCCGTCACCTCCGCCAAGACCGCCTGGCAGCAGTGGCGTTCGACGTCCCTGGCCAAGCGGACCCAGGTGCTCTTCGCCTTCCGCCAGCTCCTGCACGAGCGCAAGGAGGAGATCGCCGCGCTGGTGACCGCCGAGCACGGCAAGGTCCTGGCCGACGCGGTCGGGGAGGTCACCCGCGGCCTGGAGGTGGCCGAGTTCGCCTGCGGCATACCGCACCTGCTCAAGGGCGGCTTCACCGAGAACGCCTCCACCGCGGTCGACGTGCACTCCGTCCGGCAGCCGCTCGGCGTCGTCGCGGTGATCTCGCCGTTCAACTTCCCCGTGATGGTGCCGATGTGGTTCGTGCCCCTCGCGATCGCCTGCGGCAACGCGGTGGTGCTCAAGCCGAGCGAGAAGGACCCGAGCGCGACGCTCGCGATGGCGGCGCTGTGGCAGGAGGCCGGCCTGCCCGACGGCGTGCTCCAGGTCGTCTGCGGCGACAAGGAGGCCGTGGACGCGCTGCTCACCCACGAGGACGTCGCGGCGGTCTCCTTCGTCGGCTCGACGCCCGTCGCGCGGTACGTCTACGAGACGGGCACCGCCCACGGCAAGCGCGTCCAGGCGCTCGGCGGGGCGAAGAACCACATGCTGGTCCTCCCCGACGCCGACCTCGACCTGGCCGCGGACGCCGCCGTCAACGCCGGGTTCGGCTCCGCCGGCGAGCGCTGCATGGCCGTCTCCGCGCTGGTCGCCGTCGAACCGGTCGCCGACGAGCTGGTGGCCAAGATCACCGAACGGATGGGCGGGCTGCGCACGGGCGACGGCACCCGGGGCTGCGACATGGGTCCCCTGGTCACCCGGCAGCACCGCGACAAGGTCGCCTCCTACGTCACCGCGGGAGTCGAGGCCGGCGCGAAGCTCGTCGTGGACGGCAGCACGGGTGAGTTCGACGCCGACGGCGACGGCTTCTTCCTGGCACCGACCCTCTTCGACCACGTCCGCCCGGGCATGCCCGTCTACGACGACGAGATCTTCGGCCCGGTGCTGTCCGTGGTCCGCGTCGCCTCCTACGACGAGGGCCTGCGCCTGATCAACGCCAACCCCTACGGCAACGGCACCTCGATCTTCACCAACGACGGCGGCGCCGCCCGGCGCTTCCAGTACGAGGTGGAGGTCGGCATGGTCGGCGTCAACGTGCCGATCCCCGTCCCGGTGTCGTACTTCTCCTTCGGGGGCTGGAAGAACAGCCTCTTCGGCGACACACACGCCCACGGCACCGAGGGCGTGCACTTCTTCACACGCGGCAAGGTCATCACCTCCCGCTGGCTGGACCCGAGCCACGGCGGCATCAACCTGGGCTTCCCCCAGAACGACTGA